One Telluria mixta DNA window includes the following coding sequences:
- a CDS encoding DUF969 domain-containing protein, translated as MQSAVNLWPLLGIAAVAAGFVLRANPVLVVIVACGVTGWAAHLPLPHLLESLGTAFIKTRNLPLILLLPLAAIGLLERFGLKEHAQASIARIRSATTGRLLTVYLLAREVAAAFGLTSLGGHPNMVRPLVAPMAEAAAEARHGTLSEPLRQRIRAMSAATDNVGLFFGEDVFVAFGAIVLMQTILKAEGLDVDPIHMALWGIPTAVTAFVIHAWNLRRLDARIRRETAR; from the coding sequence ATGCAATCTGCCGTCAACCTGTGGCCGCTGCTCGGCATCGCGGCCGTCGCCGCCGGATTCGTGTTGCGGGCCAATCCGGTGCTCGTCGTGATCGTGGCCTGCGGCGTGACCGGCTGGGCCGCGCACCTGCCGCTGCCGCACCTGCTGGAATCGCTCGGCACGGCGTTCATCAAGACCCGCAACCTGCCGCTGATCCTGTTGCTGCCGCTGGCCGCGATCGGCCTGCTGGAACGCTTCGGCCTCAAGGAACATGCGCAGGCCAGCATCGCGCGCATCCGCTCGGCCACGACGGGCCGTTTGCTGACCGTGTACCTGCTGGCGCGCGAAGTGGCGGCCGCGTTCGGTCTCACGAGCCTGGGCGGCCATCCGAACATGGTGCGCCCGCTCGTCGCGCCGATGGCCGAGGCGGCGGCCGAGGCGCGCCACGGGACGCTCTCCGAACCGCTGCGCCAGCGCATCCGGGCGATGAGCGCGGCCACGGACAATGTCGGCCTGTTCTTCGGCGAGGATGTGTTCGTCGCGTTCGGTGCCATCGTGCTGATGCAGACGATCCTGAAAGCCGAAGGCCTGGACGTCGATCCCATCCACATGGCGCTGTGGGGCATCCCGACGGCGGTGACGGCGTTCGTGATCCATGCGTGGAACCTGCGCCGGCTCGACGCCCGCATCCGCCGCGAGACCGCAAGATGA